In Papaver somniferum cultivar HN1 unplaced genomic scaffold, ASM357369v1 unplaced-scaffold_135, whole genome shotgun sequence, one DNA window encodes the following:
- the LOC113334227 gene encoding uncharacterized protein LOC113334227 gives MAGNGSYGGASWADQWDYSNPDPVSENKKNKKNTGGGKKVGDGLEKTKEAAITGAKKVKEGASLGFQWVKDKYNKRTQKQ, from the coding sequence ATGGCAGGAAACGGTTCATATGGTGGTGCATCATGGGCTGATCAATGGGATTACAGCAATCCGGATCCTGTTTCTGAaaacaagaagaacaagaaaaataCTGGTGGTGGGAAGAAAGTTGGAGATGGATTGGAGAAAACTAAAGAAGCTGCTATAACAGGTGCCAAGAAAGTTAAAGAAGGTGCATCTTTGGGGTTTCAATGGGTCAAAGATaagtacaacaagagaacccaaaaacagtag